The Streptomyces camelliae genome window below encodes:
- a CDS encoding DUF3159 domain-containing protein, translating into MTSLDKPTEDAGQAQTDDARAVTEAALFEAFGGVRGMVETVVPGLLFVAIFTIDKNLHVSAIAALIVSLVLVVVRLAMKDTVKHAFSGVFGVAFGVVFAMFTGNAKDFYLPGMLYTLGLAVAYIVTTLAGVPLIGLILGPVFKENLSWRTRNPGRKKAYAKASWAWGLILLAKCAILFPLYWWSDTTKLGWVLVALKIPPFLLAVWLTWVFLAKAPAPIDVFAEMEAEEKAAEERKAAATEAAGRHRRDA; encoded by the coding sequence GTGACGTCCCTCGACAAGCCGACCGAAGACGCCGGTCAGGCGCAGACCGACGACGCCCGGGCGGTGACCGAGGCCGCCCTGTTCGAGGCGTTCGGCGGGGTCCGCGGCATGGTCGAGACGGTCGTGCCGGGCCTGCTCTTCGTCGCGATCTTCACGATCGACAAGAACCTGCACGTGTCGGCGATCGCCGCACTGATCGTCTCCCTGGTCCTGGTCGTGGTCCGCCTCGCGATGAAGGACACCGTCAAGCACGCCTTCAGCGGCGTCTTCGGCGTGGCCTTCGGCGTCGTCTTCGCGATGTTCACCGGAAACGCCAAGGACTTCTACCTCCCCGGCATGCTCTACACGCTGGGCCTCGCGGTGGCGTACATCGTCACGACCCTCGCCGGTGTACCCCTGATCGGCCTGATCCTGGGCCCGGTCTTCAAGGAGAACCTCTCCTGGCGCACCCGCAACCCCGGCCGCAAGAAGGCCTACGCGAAGGCGAGTTGGGCCTGGGGCCTGATCCTGCTGGCCAAGTGCGCGATCCTCTTCCCGCTCTACTGGTGGTCCGACACCACCAAGCTCGGCTGGGTCCTGGTCGCCCTGAAGATCCCGCCGTTCCTGCTGGCGGTCTGGCTCACCTGGGTCTTCCTGGCGAAGGCGCCCGCACCGATCGACGTCTTCGCGGAGATGGAGGCGGAGGAGAAGGCGGCCGAGGAGAGGAAGGCGGCGGCCACGGAGGCGGCCGGCCGGCACCGCCGGGACGCGTAG
- a CDS encoding OB-fold nucleic acid binding domain-containing protein, with protein MSAVPRSEKPAGRFRRMLDRLSSSQEDLESAELREDAETTGCIRIGDCQDRQIVTVTGTLRTVTLRPRAGVPALEAELFDGSAALDVVWLGRRSIVGIEPGRKLIASGRISMSRGRRVLFNPKYELRPLGRE; from the coding sequence ATGAGTGCTGTTCCCCGTTCCGAGAAGCCGGCCGGCCGGTTCCGGCGCATGCTCGACCGGCTTTCCTCGTCGCAGGAGGACCTGGAGTCCGCGGAGCTGCGGGAAGACGCCGAGACCACGGGCTGCATCAGGATCGGCGACTGCCAGGACCGGCAGATCGTCACCGTAACTGGTACCTTGCGCACGGTCACCCTGCGTCCGCGCGCCGGAGTCCCGGCCCTGGAGGCCGAGCTGTTCGACGGCTCCGCGGCACTGGACGTGGTGTGGCTCGGCAGGCGTTCCATCGTGGGCATAGAACCGGGACGCAAGCTGATCGCATCGGGCCGGATCTCCATGAGCCGAGGCCGCCGGGTGCTGTTCAACCCCAAGTACGAACTGCGACCCCTCGGACGGGAGTAG
- a CDS encoding response regulator: MTRVLVVDDEPQIVRALVINLKARKYEVDAAPDGRTALELAASRHPDAVVLDLGLPDMDGVEVIRGLRGWTRVPILVLSARHSSDEKVEALDAGADDYVTKPFGMDELLARLRAAVRRAEPVGPGEDDLTTVETEGFTVDLAAKKVNRAGKDVRLTPTEWHLLEVLVRNTGRLVGQKQLLQEVWGPSYGTETNYLRVYMAQLRRKLETDPSHPKHFITEPGMGYRFEK; this comes from the coding sequence ATGACCCGGGTGCTCGTGGTCGACGACGAGCCGCAGATCGTGCGCGCCCTCGTGATCAACCTCAAGGCACGCAAGTACGAGGTGGACGCGGCCCCCGACGGCCGTACCGCCCTCGAACTCGCCGCGTCCCGCCACCCCGATGCCGTCGTGCTCGACCTGGGCCTGCCCGACATGGACGGTGTCGAGGTGATCAGGGGCCTGCGCGGCTGGACCCGTGTGCCCATCCTGGTGCTGTCCGCCCGCCACTCCTCCGACGAGAAGGTCGAGGCGCTGGACGCGGGCGCCGACGACTACGTCACCAAGCCCTTCGGCATGGACGAGCTGCTGGCCCGGCTGCGCGCCGCCGTACGCCGGGCCGAGCCGGTCGGACCCGGCGAGGACGACCTGACCACCGTGGAGACCGAGGGCTTCACCGTCGACCTGGCCGCCAAGAAGGTCAACCGCGCGGGCAAGGACGTCCGGCTCACCCCGACCGAGTGGCACCTGCTGGAGGTCCTGGTCCGCAACACCGGCCGCCTGGTCGGCCAGAAGCAGCTGCTCCAGGAGGTGTGGGGGCCGTCGTACGGCACCGAGACCAACTATCTGCGCGTGTACATGGCCCAGCTGCGCCGCAAACTGGAGACGGATCCCTCGCACCCGAAGCACTTCATCACGGAGCCGGGGATGGGGTATCGGTTCGAGAAGTGA
- a CDS encoding ATP-binding protein — MARGKLRIYLGAAPGVGKTFAMLSEAHRRAERGTDCVVAFVEHHGRSRTEVMLHGLEQIPHKRLRYRDAFFGEMDVDAVLRRAPAVALVDELAHTNVPGSRNAKRWQDVEELLAAGIDVISTVNIQHLESLGDVVESITGVRQQETVPDEVVRRADQIELVDMSPQALRRRMAHGNIYQPDKVDAALSNYFRPGNLTALRELALLWVADRVDEYLNAYRSEHRVSKIWGSRERIVVGLTGGPEGRTLIRRAARLAEKGAGGEVLAVYIARSDGLTAASPKELAVQRTLVEDLGGTFHHVIGDDIPAALLDFARGVNATQIVLGSSRRKAWQYVFGPGVGATVARDSGPDLDVHIVTHEEVAKGRGLPVARGARLGRARIVSGWLAGLGGPAALAALLNTVDLGFANDMLVFLAVTVAAALLGGLLPALASVAFGSLLLNYFYTPPLHRWTIADPKNIVAIVIFLCVAVSVASVVDLAARRTHQAARLRAESEILSFLAGNVLRGETSLEELLERVRETFAMESAALLERAGDVEPWTCAGRAGFGRPLERPEDADVDMPVGDHMALALTGRVLPAEDRRVLAAFAAQAAVALDRRRLLEEADQARALAEGNRIRTALLAAVSHDLRTPLAGIKAAVSSLRSDDVAWSEEDRAELLEGIEEGADRLDHLVGNLLDMSRLQTGTVTPLIREIDVDEVAPMALVGVPEDSVELEVPETLPMVAVDPGLLERCMANLVENAVKYSPRGRRVLVTASGIADRVEVRVVDRGPGVPDEAKDRIFEPFQRYGDAPRGAGVGLGLAVARGFAEAMGGTLNAEDTPGGGLTMVLSLRAAGSRPEALDTGRDLVEPERQTTL; from the coding sequence ATGGCACGCGGCAAGCTTCGGATCTACCTCGGCGCGGCACCGGGTGTCGGCAAGACCTTCGCGATGCTGTCCGAGGCGCACCGCCGTGCGGAGCGGGGCACCGACTGTGTCGTGGCCTTCGTGGAGCACCACGGCCGGTCGCGCACCGAGGTGATGCTGCACGGCCTGGAGCAGATCCCGCACAAGCGCCTGCGGTACCGCGACGCCTTCTTCGGCGAGATGGACGTCGACGCCGTGCTGCGCCGGGCGCCCGCCGTCGCCCTGGTGGACGAACTCGCCCACACCAATGTCCCGGGCTCGCGCAACGCCAAGCGCTGGCAGGACGTGGAGGAGTTGCTGGCGGCCGGGATCGACGTGATCTCGACCGTCAACATCCAGCACCTGGAGTCACTCGGCGATGTCGTGGAGTCGATCACGGGGGTGCGGCAGCAGGAGACCGTCCCGGACGAGGTCGTACGGCGGGCCGACCAGATCGAGCTGGTCGACATGTCCCCGCAGGCCCTGCGCCGCCGGATGGCGCACGGCAATATCTACCAGCCGGACAAGGTCGACGCGGCCCTGTCCAACTACTTCCGCCCCGGAAACCTCACCGCGCTGCGGGAGTTGGCGCTGCTGTGGGTGGCCGACCGGGTCGACGAGTACCTCAACGCCTACCGCAGCGAGCACCGGGTCTCCAAGATCTGGGGTTCGCGGGAGCGGATCGTGGTCGGTCTGACCGGCGGCCCCGAGGGGCGCACGCTGATCCGGCGGGCGGCCCGGCTCGCCGAGAAGGGCGCCGGCGGCGAGGTGCTCGCCGTGTACATAGCCCGCAGCGACGGCCTGACCGCGGCCTCCCCGAAGGAGCTGGCCGTCCAGCGCACCCTCGTGGAGGACCTGGGCGGCACCTTCCACCATGTGATCGGCGACGACATACCGGCCGCTCTGCTGGACTTCGCGCGCGGTGTGAACGCCACCCAGATCGTCCTCGGCTCCTCGCGCCGCAAGGCCTGGCAGTACGTCTTCGGTCCCGGCGTCGGCGCCACGGTCGCCCGGGACTCCGGCCCCGACCTCGACGTCCACATCGTCACCCACGAGGAGGTCGCCAAGGGCCGGGGACTGCCCGTGGCCCGGGGCGCACGGCTCGGGCGGGCCCGGATCGTCTCGGGCTGGCTCGCCGGACTCGGCGGCCCGGCCGCGCTCGCGGCGCTGCTGAACACCGTCGACCTCGGCTTCGCCAACGACATGCTGGTCTTCCTGGCCGTCACGGTCGCGGCGGCCCTGCTCGGCGGCCTGCTGCCCGCGCTGGCCTCGGTGGCCTTCGGCTCGCTGCTGCTGAACTACTTCTACACACCGCCGCTGCACAGGTGGACCATCGCCGACCCCAAGAACATCGTCGCCATAGTGATCTTCCTGTGCGTCGCGGTGTCGGTGGCCTCGGTGGTGGACCTCGCCGCCCGGCGCACCCATCAGGCGGCCCGGCTGCGCGCCGAGTCGGAGATCCTGTCCTTCCTCGCCGGAAACGTGCTGCGCGGCGAGACCAGCCTGGAGGAGCTGCTGGAGCGGGTCCGGGAGACCTTCGCGATGGAGTCGGCCGCGCTGCTGGAGCGGGCGGGCGACGTCGAGCCGTGGACCTGCGCCGGCCGCGCCGGATTCGGGCGCCCGCTGGAGCGGCCCGAGGACGCCGACGTCGACATGCCCGTCGGCGACCACATGGCGCTCGCGCTCACCGGCCGCGTGCTGCCCGCCGAGGACCGCCGGGTCCTCGCCGCCTTCGCCGCGCAGGCCGCGGTCGCCCTGGACCGCCGGCGCCTGCTGGAGGAGGCCGACCAGGCCCGCGCGCTCGCCGAGGGCAACCGCATCCGCACTGCCCTGCTCGCCGCCGTCAGCCACGATCTGCGCACCCCGCTGGCCGGCATCAAGGCCGCCGTCTCCTCGCTGCGCTCCGACGACGTGGCCTGGTCCGAGGAGGACCGGGCGGAACTGCTGGAGGGCATCGAGGAGGGCGCCGACCGCCTCGACCACCTCGTGGGCAACCTGCTGGACATGTCCCGCCTCCAGACCGGCACGGTCACCCCGCTGATCCGTGAGATCGACGTGGACGAGGTGGCTCCGATGGCGCTGGTCGGTGTGCCCGAGGACAGCGTCGAGCTGGAGGTCCCCGAGACGCTGCCCATGGTCGCGGTCGACCCCGGGCTGCTGGAGCGGTGCATGGCGAACCTGGTGGAGAACGCCGTCAAGTACAGCCCGCGCGGACGGCGCGTGCTGGTCACCGCCAGCGGCATAGCCGACCGGGTCGAGGTGCGCGTGGTGGACCGCGGGCCGGGCGTGCCGGACGAGGCGAAGGACCGGATATTCGAGCCGTTCCAGCGGTACGGTGACGCCCCGCGCGGCGCCGGGGTCGGGCTCGGTCTCGCCGTCGCCCGCGGCTTCGCGGAGGCCATGGGCGGCACCCTCAACGCCGAGGACACGCCCGGCGGCGGACTGACCATGGTGCTCAGCCTCCGCGCGGCAGGATCACGTCCCGAGGCCCTCGACACGGGCCGGGACCTCGTAGAACCAGAAAGGCAGACGACCCTATGA
- a CDS encoding DUF3710 domain-containing protein, protein MFGRRKKKGAAEDAAGEAEQVVDSVDTEADEEEEAERERVRLEPGPRPDGPWDSTEVREPAEGRVDLGGLFVPGVDGMELRVEVAGDAIVAATVVLRDSAIQLQAFAAPKREGIWGEVREEIGAGITQQGGIVDEVEGPLGWELRAQVPVQLPDGTGGFQVVRFVGVDGPRWFLRGVISGQGAVQPQAAGLLEQIFRDTVVVRGEGPMAPRDPIVLKLPNDAQMVPEGVQQEESRFSGGMGQLERGPEITEVR, encoded by the coding sequence GTGTTCGGACGTCGCAAGAAGAAGGGTGCCGCCGAGGACGCGGCCGGCGAGGCCGAGCAGGTCGTCGACAGCGTCGACACCGAGGCGGACGAGGAAGAAGAGGCCGAGCGCGAGCGCGTCCGGCTGGAGCCCGGGCCCCGCCCCGACGGGCCCTGGGACAGCACCGAGGTGCGCGAACCGGCCGAGGGCCGGGTGGACCTCGGCGGTCTGTTCGTCCCCGGCGTGGACGGCATGGAGCTGCGGGTCGAGGTCGCCGGCGACGCGATCGTCGCCGCCACGGTCGTGCTGCGCGACAGCGCCATCCAGCTCCAGGCCTTCGCCGCGCCCAAGCGCGAGGGCATCTGGGGCGAGGTCCGCGAGGAGATCGGGGCCGGCATCACCCAGCAGGGTGGCATCGTCGACGAGGTCGAGGGCCCGCTCGGCTGGGAGCTGCGCGCCCAGGTGCCGGTGCAGCTGCCCGACGGCACCGGCGGCTTCCAGGTCGTGCGGTTCGTCGGCGTGGACGGCCCGCGCTGGTTCCTGCGCGGTGTGATCTCCGGCCAGGGCGCCGTGCAGCCGCAGGCCGCCGGGCTGCTGGAGCAGATCTTCCGTGACACGGTCGTGGTCCGCGGCGAGGGGCCGATGGCGCCCCGCGACCCGATCGTCCTCAAGCTGCCCAACGACGCGCAGATGGTCCCCGAGGGCGTGCAGCAGGAGGAGTCCCGCTTCTCGGGTGGCATGGGGCAGCTGGAGCGAGGGCCCGAGATCACCGAGGTGCGGTAG
- the dut gene encoding dUTP diphosphatase: MSRSPLDVLIRRVDPDVPLPAYEHPGDAGADLRTTEACELAPGERAVLPTGVSIALPEGYAAFVHPRSGLAARCGVALVNAPGTVDAGYRGEIKVIVVNLDPRESVRFERFDRIAQLVVQQVERVRFLPVAELPDSARAEGGFGSTGGHAAVGGESGTSGQAAVGGPTGGNRYASVVSDREGQ, from the coding sequence GTGAGCCGTAGCCCCCTCGACGTACTGATCCGCCGCGTCGACCCCGACGTACCGCTCCCGGCGTACGAGCACCCCGGGGACGCCGGAGCCGATCTGCGCACCACCGAGGCGTGCGAGCTGGCGCCCGGCGAGCGGGCCGTGCTGCCCACCGGGGTGTCGATCGCCCTCCCGGAGGGGTACGCGGCCTTCGTGCACCCACGTTCCGGTCTGGCCGCCCGCTGCGGTGTCGCCCTCGTGAATGCCCCGGGGACGGTTGATGCCGGGTACCGTGGGGAGATCAAGGTGATCGTGGTGAATCTCGACCCGCGCGAGTCCGTGCGGTTCGAGCGCTTCGACCGGATTGCCCAACTGGTCGTCCAGCAGGTCGAGAGGGTCCGCTTCCTTCCGGTGGCGGAGCTTCCCGACTCGGCGCGGGCCGAAGGGGGCTTCGGGTCCACCGGTGGCCATGCCGCGGTGGGCGGCGAGAGCGGCACAAGCGGTCAGGCCGCCGTAGGCGGTCCGACGGGTGGGAATCGATACGCTTCGGTCGTATCCGACCGGGAAGGACAGTGA
- a CDS encoding PaaI family thioesterase gives MSGSSASLQPPADAVKPVRHPDAPAPGELLGAHYEHCFGCGPGQSHGLHLEARAGEDVSLTAEFTVQPAHQGAPGLAHGGVLATALDETLGSLNWLLRTIAVTGRLETDFVRPVPVGTVLHLQAEVTAVAGRKIYSTATGRIGGPDGPVAVRADALFIEVKVDHFTDHGRREEIQAVMSDPDQIRRTRAFEVNP, from the coding sequence GTGAGTGGTAGTTCCGCAAGCCTTCAGCCTCCCGCCGACGCGGTGAAACCGGTACGGCACCCCGACGCGCCCGCGCCCGGGGAGCTCCTCGGTGCCCACTACGAACACTGTTTCGGCTGTGGCCCCGGGCAGTCGCACGGGCTGCACTTGGAGGCGCGGGCCGGCGAGGACGTCTCGCTGACCGCCGAGTTCACCGTCCAGCCCGCCCACCAGGGCGCACCGGGCCTCGCGCACGGCGGAGTGCTGGCCACGGCCCTGGACGAGACCCTCGGCTCGCTGAACTGGCTGCTGCGGACCATCGCCGTGACGGGACGCCTGGAGACCGACTTCGTGCGGCCCGTTCCGGTCGGCACCGTGCTCCACCTGCAGGCCGAGGTCACCGCCGTCGCCGGGCGGAAGATCTACTCCACGGCCACCGGACGCATCGGCGGCCCCGACGGGCCCGTCGCCGTCCGTGCCGACGCCCTCTTCATCGAGGTGAAGGTCGACCACTTCACCGACCACGGCCGCCGGGAGGAGATCCAGGCCGTCATGAGCGACCCGGACCAGATCCGGCGCACCCGCGCCTTCGAGGTGAACCCGTGA
- a CDS encoding DUF3093 domain-containing protein — MQLSATPYEERLTAPRSWWFISFLVGVSFALILLPFGTLPLLGGLVGGTAAAAVVASAYGSPRIRVVGDALIAGEAKIPVAALGESEVLDPEEARAWRTYKADTRAFLLLRAYIPTALRVEVTDPEDPTPYLYLSTREPERLAAAIEAARTAHA; from the coding sequence ATGCAGCTCTCCGCCACCCCGTACGAAGAACGCCTCACCGCCCCCCGCTCGTGGTGGTTCATCAGCTTCCTCGTGGGCGTTTCCTTCGCCCTGATCCTGCTTCCGTTCGGCACGCTGCCGCTGCTCGGCGGTCTGGTCGGCGGTACGGCGGCCGCAGCGGTGGTGGCGAGCGCGTACGGCTCGCCGCGCATCCGGGTCGTGGGCGACGCGCTGATCGCGGGCGAGGCGAAGATCCCGGTGGCGGCGCTCGGCGAGTCGGAGGTGCTGGACCCGGAGGAGGCCCGCGCCTGGCGTACGTACAAGGCCGACACGCGCGCGTTCCTGCTGCTGCGCGCCTACATCCCCACGGCGCTGCGGGTGGAGGTCACCGACCCCGAGGACCCGACGCCGTACCTGTACCTGTCGACGCGTGAGCCGGAGCGGCTGGCGGCGGCGATCGAGGCGGCGCGCACCGCGCACGCCTAA
- a CDS encoding DUF4193 domain-containing protein, producing the protein MATDYDTPRKTDDDVDSDSLEELKARRNDKSTSSVDVDEFEAAEGLELPGADLSNEELAVRVLPKQQDEFTCMSCFLVHHRSQLAREKNGQPICRDCD; encoded by the coding sequence ATGGCAACCGATTACGACACTCCACGCAAGACCGACGACGACGTCGACTCGGACAGCCTGGAAGAGCTGAAGGCCAGGCGGAACGACAAGTCCACCTCGTCGGTCGACGTCGACGAGTTCGAGGCCGCCGAAGGCCTTGAGCTGCCCGGCGCCGACCTCTCGAACGAGGAGCTGGCCGTCCGGGTGCTGCCGAAGCAGCAGGACGAGTTCACCTGCATGAGCTGCTTCCTGGTGCACCACCGCAGCCAGCTGGCCCGCGAGAAGAACGGTCAGCCGATCTGCCGCGACTGCGACTGA
- a CDS encoding sensor histidine kinase produces the protein MAATPAPPQAPPKPTWDPRRPQPPFPWLRPTIRIRLTLLYGGMFLIAGILLLSIIYLLAAQAISTGNQPLFKIVSFDKLQVSSGKCPAINTTSLPLSDFNDAIAHCVDQQRQAALDDLLSRSLLALLGLAVIAFAFGYAMAGRVLSPLGRITRTARQVAGSDLSRRIELDGPDDELKELADTFDDMLERLQRAFTAQQRFVGNASHELRTPLAINRTLLEVHLSDPNAPVELQQLGKTLLATNERSEQLVEGLLLLARSDNQIVERKPVDLAEVATQAIDQVHAEAEAKGVKIRGERKPAVVQGNGVLLERIALNLVQNAVRYNVSEDGWVEVNTEVQHGQAVLTVTNTGPVVPAYEIDNLFEPFRRLRTERTGSDRGVGLGLSIVRSVARAHGGHIAAQPREGGGLVMRVTLPL, from the coding sequence GTGGCCGCGACACCCGCGCCGCCTCAGGCGCCACCGAAGCCCACCTGGGACCCCAGGAGACCGCAGCCCCCGTTCCCCTGGCTGCGCCCCACCATCCGCATACGGCTCACGCTGCTGTACGGCGGCATGTTCCTGATCGCAGGCATCCTGCTGCTGTCGATCATCTACCTGCTGGCCGCGCAGGCGATCAGCACCGGCAACCAGCCGCTGTTCAAGATCGTCAGCTTCGACAAGCTCCAGGTCTCCAGCGGCAAGTGCCCCGCGATCAACACGACCAGCCTGCCGCTCTCGGACTTCAACGACGCGATCGCCCACTGCGTGGACCAGCAGCGCCAGGCGGCCCTGGACGACCTGCTCAGCCGCTCGCTGCTGGCCCTGCTGGGCCTCGCGGTGATCGCCTTCGCGTTCGGCTACGCGATGGCCGGCCGCGTGCTGTCCCCGCTCGGCCGGATCACCCGTACCGCCCGTCAGGTGGCCGGTTCGGACCTGTCCCGCCGGATCGAGCTGGACGGCCCGGACGACGAGCTGAAGGAGCTGGCCGACACCTTCGACGACATGCTGGAGCGGCTGCAACGGGCCTTCACCGCCCAGCAGCGCTTCGTGGGCAACGCCTCCCACGAGCTGCGCACCCCGCTCGCGATCAACCGCACGCTCCTCGAAGTGCATCTGTCGGACCCGAACGCGCCGGTGGAGCTGCAACAGCTCGGCAAGACCCTGCTCGCCACCAACGAGCGCAGCGAACAGCTGGTCGAGGGCCTGCTGCTGCTCGCCCGCAGCGACAACCAGATCGTCGAGCGCAAGCCGGTCGACCTGGCCGAGGTGGCCACCCAGGCCATCGACCAGGTGCACGCGGAGGCCGAGGCCAAGGGCGTGAAGATCCGCGGCGAGCGCAAGCCGGCCGTGGTGCAGGGCAACGGCGTGCTGCTGGAGCGGATCGCGCTGAACCTGGTGCAGAACGCGGTGCGGTACAACGTCAGCGAGGACGGCTGGGTCGAGGTGAACACCGAGGTCCAGCACGGCCAGGCGGTGCTGACCGTCACGAACACCGGGCCGGTGGTGCCGGCGTACGAGATCGACAACCTCTTCGAGCCCTTCCGGCGGCTGCGAACGGAGCGCACGGGCAGCGACAGGGGCGTCGGCCTCGGCCTGTCCATCGTCCGGTCCGTGGCCCGCGCGCACGGCGGCCACATCGCGGCCCAGCCCCGCGAGGGCGGTGGCCTGGTGATGCGCGTCACGCTGCCGCTGTGA
- a CDS encoding response regulator transcription factor: MRVLVVEDEQLLADAVATGLRREAMAVDVVYDGAAALERIGVNDYDVVVLDRDLPLVHGDDVCRKIVELGMPTRVLMLTASGDVSDRVEGLEIGADDYLPKPFAFSELIARVRALGRRTSVPLPPVLERAGIKLDPNRREVFRDGKEVQLAPKEFAVLEVLMRSEGAVVSAEQLLEKAWDENTDPFTNVVRVTVMTLRRKLGEPPVIVTVPGSGYRI; this comes from the coding sequence GTGCGCGTACTCGTCGTCGAGGACGAGCAGCTGCTCGCCGATGCGGTGGCCACCGGACTGCGCCGGGAGGCCATGGCCGTCGACGTCGTGTACGACGGTGCGGCCGCCCTGGAGCGCATCGGCGTCAACGACTACGACGTGGTCGTCCTCGACCGCGACCTCCCGCTGGTGCACGGCGACGACGTCTGCCGCAAGATCGTCGAACTGGGCATGCCCACGCGCGTGCTCATGCTCACCGCGTCCGGCGACGTCAGCGACCGTGTCGAGGGCCTGGAGATCGGCGCCGACGACTATCTGCCCAAGCCCTTCGCGTTCAGCGAGCTGATCGCGCGCGTGCGCGCCCTCGGCCGCCGTACGAGCGTGCCGCTGCCGCCCGTTCTGGAGCGCGCCGGCATCAAGCTCGACCCCAACCGCCGCGAGGTCTTCCGGGACGGCAAGGAGGTCCAGCTCGCGCCCAAGGAGTTCGCGGTCCTGGAGGTCCTGATGCGCAGCGAGGGCGCGGTCGTCTCGGCCGAGCAGCTGCTGGAGAAGGCCTGGGACGAGAACACCGACCCGTTCACCAACGTGGTGCGCGTGACGGTGATGACGCTGCGCCGCAAGCTGGGCGAGCCGCCGGTCATCGTCACCGTGCCCGGCTCCGGCTACCGGATCTGA
- a CDS encoding inositol monophosphatase family protein yields MTDPLHRDLLELALKAARRAGELLRDGRPADLAVAKTKSSPIDVVTEMDIAAEKLITDLISGRRPGDGFLGEEGASAEGTSGVRWVIDPLDGTVNYLYGLPTWAVSIAAQQDGETVVGVVAAPMRGETYHAVRGGGAWATGAWEGERALACRPAPPLDQALVSTGFNYVAEVRTHQAEVAARLIPLLRDIRRGGSAAIDLCDVACGRLDGYYERGLNAWDFAAGDLIAREAGALVGGRPGDGPSRELTIAGSPGVFEPLQELLEDFGAWHD; encoded by the coding sequence GTGACCGACCCCCTGCACCGGGACCTGCTGGAACTGGCCCTGAAGGCCGCCCGCCGCGCCGGAGAGCTGCTGCGGGACGGCCGCCCGGCCGACCTGGCCGTGGCGAAGACCAAGTCGAGCCCGATCGACGTCGTCACCGAGATGGACATCGCGGCGGAGAAACTGATCACCGACCTGATCTCCGGCCGGCGGCCCGGCGACGGCTTCCTCGGTGAGGAGGGTGCCTCCGCCGAGGGCACGAGCGGCGTCCGCTGGGTCATCGACCCGCTCGACGGCACCGTCAACTACCTGTACGGACTGCCGACCTGGGCGGTCTCCATCGCCGCACAGCAGGACGGCGAGACCGTCGTCGGGGTCGTGGCGGCGCCGATGCGCGGTGAGACGTACCACGCCGTGCGTGGTGGCGGCGCGTGGGCGACGGGTGCATGGGAGGGCGAGCGGGCGCTCGCCTGCCGCCCCGCGCCCCCGCTGGACCAGGCGCTGGTCTCCACCGGCTTCAACTACGTCGCCGAGGTCCGCACCCACCAGGCCGAGGTGGCCGCCCGGCTGATCCCGCTGCTGCGCGACATCCGGCGCGGCGGCTCGGCGGCGATCGACCTGTGCGACGTGGCCTGCGGCCGGCTGGACGGGTACTACGAGCGCGGGCTCAACGCGTGGGACTTCGCCGCGGGGGACCTCATCGCCCGGGAGGCGGGCGCGCTGGTGGGCGGGCGGCCCGGGGACGGCCCGTCGCGGGAGCTGACCATCGCCGGGTCACCGGGGGTCTTCGAGCCGCTCCAGGAGCTGCTGGAGGACTTCGGGGCGTGGCATGACTGA